In Flavobacterium sp. 83, the genomic window CGTAGAGATAGTATTATTTTGAGTATTCTCAGAGAGGAATGGTTTAATAGTGTGAAAGAAAATTTAAAGAAAAAAATAGAATAAAAACTAAAAGTCAGCATTTTAAACACTTGTTTTTTTGGTGTGTTCAATCCTATAGTAATATTTAGATTGTTTTTTACTGGGGTTCTTTATTTCATCCATAACGATTAGTACGGAGATGCTAATAATCGAAGAAAAGAAACACCAAACCGAAACGATGTAATCAACATACAAAACAGTTGTGATGATATACGAAATGATGATGGTAATGCTTAAAAGCCACATTTTTTTGATTTCTGAGAATAGTGGAGGAGTAATAGTAGCAATGATGTAGAGCAAATCGCCATAACTGCCAAAAAGTATTGGATACCCTTGTATATAAGAGATGTGAAGGCCAATGATCTTAGCTTCAACAGAATAAGTGATTAAGCAATACCCAAGGTATAAAGCTACTGAAAGGCCAATCACAACCAATATCCACTGAAAAAGAACATTTTCTTCTTCTTTTTTAAGTTTTAATGATGCAAAAGGAATCCATAAAGGCCAAACAACTTGGGCAAAAAACAAAAAGGTATAGGTCGTGAACTGTTGTAAAGGTGCGAAATAAGGTTTGGTTAATGCTAGCCATAAAAAGCCCTCGGCAATTTGTTGCACACAAAAAATAATGGGGATACAGGCAAAATAAATTTGGGATGGTTTTTGTACTTTTTTTATAGACGCAACACTTATTGCTGCAAGGACAATCCCTGCTCCAAAACTGGCACTGGCTGAAAAACACATAAGCTTTAGTTTGTATGAATTAAGACTTTTAGGATGTCGTTAGACATGATAAATCGATTTCTCAATCTTAATCGTGTTGTTAATTTTAGGTTTACTGTATAGATTACCACACCCACAAAGGCGCTTGTAGAACTTCAGCATAAACTGCCAAATCAAAAATGACGTGAGCCATAATAACCGGTACCATACTTTTTGAGTAATGTTTTAAAAAACCGAGCACAATATAAGCCCCAAAGGACCATACAAAATAGGATATAAGATGTTGCTGATGTATTGCTACGGGTGAAAGAAAGAGACAAGCTTTGTACGATGCATGCGCAAAGGCAGCAAAAAATATGGCAAAATCAGTATTTAACTTACTGATTTGACCTTGTATGAAGCCGCGAAAAACCAATTCTTCGATGATGGCAATACTTATTGCCACTATTACAAATTGCCTGATTATCATAGGTAAAATTATCATTCCCAAATTACCTCGGTAATAAATTGCCGCAATGATACCCAATTCAAGTCCAATAACAATTTGTACAAGCATTTTTAGAGAAAAAAGATCCCTAAATAAAAGCCTGATTGTAATCGAAGGAGAATCAATATCCCGGCTTATAATAAAACCAACCATTACCAGCGGAATAAATGCTATTGCTTTCAACGGAAAAGGATAGGTAATTAAATAGGCAAATACCATCAACTCAGCACTACAAACAATTGCATCAAGCACTACTTTTTTGGTTCGTTTGGGAATCGTTCTTGTTTGTTCTGAATGTTCCATTTTTCTTGTTTCTTTTAAAAGATTTTTTCAATAATTTTCTTGGAAAAACTAAACTGAATAAAAATACAGTAGGAACTAATAAAAGCAGCCAGCCAGAACCCATACATGCTCCAGTATTGGGAACAATTATGCAGCCGGGTAAACTCTTTTTCAGCGTTTGTACATAGGTGCTGTCTACCTTGTTTTTTTCTGGTATGGATAAGTATCGTAATTGTTTTAAGGCATGAAGCGATTGTCTGTCTGTTACCGTATCTGTTATTACGAGTCCCCTGAGATTGGGTAATTTTTGCAATACAGATACCTTTTTTACAGCATCATTTCCTTTTATTTCCAGGATTTGTAAACTTGATAATTTGGTGCATATAGTGTCAAATTGTTTTTGAGAGGTGTTTTCAGGGAGTCCCAGCCATTTGATGTTTTGACAGGTGCTAAGTGCATCAATATTGGTAAAAATACCCGAGGCAATCAATACAGAAAGCTTAGGAAATTTGTTTTTTAATGTTGCCAAATCTCCTGTACATCCAAAATTAGTAATGACTAACTGCTTTAGGTTTTTGAGTGGCTGCAAAACGGAATAATTAGTTAAGCAGGCAAATAAACTTATTTTTTCCAATTGCGGATTATTCTTAAAGAAAGCAACATTCATAGATTTGATGTCACCACCATTGATGATGCATTGCTTTAGGGCAGGCATAGCGGGTAAAGTAGCTGTAACTATAGAATCCGAGATAGTCAAATGCAAACATTCGGTAGTTTTCCAATGTGATAAGAGTGATAATTGATTTTGTTTTAAAGATGCTCTTATAAACTGGGGTTTAAAAAAATCAGCGGTTTTGAAATAATTTTCAATTAGAATTAGCGAATCATTTTCTTCAAATGTCAATGCGATATTGGGTTTTAATTCGGCTATTTTTTTTAAATACGGAATATAGTTTCTAGGAATTTTAGATTTGAAATAGAGCGTTTCCAAGTTATCTATAGTTCTACATTTCATTTTTTGAAACCAAGGAATAAGATTTGCTTTTTCTGTTAGAATGATGGTATTTACTTTACCGTTTACAAAAACAAGGGAATCTCCGGAATCATCAATTTGTAAAGAGTCATTTGTAACGTTGCTAAAAGAAATAGTAAGATCGTTAAATCCCAATACATCTCCTTTTTCGGCAAGCACAGCACCGTAATTTTTTTCATTGG contains:
- a CDS encoding DUF6629 family protein, with protein sequence MCFSASASFGAGIVLAAISVASIKKVQKPSQIYFACIPIIFCVQQIAEGFLWLALTKPYFAPLQQFTTYTFLFFAQVVWPLWIPFASLKLKKEEENVLFQWILVVIGLSVALYLGYCLITYSVEAKIIGLHISYIQGYPILFGSYGDLLYIIATITPPLFSEIKKMWLLSITIIISYIITTVLYVDYIVSVWCFFSSIISISVLIVMDEIKNPSKKQSKYYYRIEHTKKTSV
- a CDS encoding CPBP family intramembrane glutamic endopeptidase encodes the protein MEHSEQTRTIPKRTKKVVLDAIVCSAELMVFAYLITYPFPLKAIAFIPLVMVGFIISRDIDSPSITIRLLFRDLFSLKMLVQIVIGLELGIIAAIYYRGNLGMIILPMIIRQFVIVAISIAIIEELVFRGFIQGQISKLNTDFAIFFAAFAHASYKACLFLSPVAIHQQHLISYFVWSFGAYIVLGFLKHYSKSMVPVIMAHVIFDLAVYAEVLQAPLWVW